From a region of the Cognatiyoonia koreensis genome:
- a CDS encoding DUF2314 domain-containing protein, translating to MIARALVLGLALALPVAAGAEVLPEPDPTVLFDANDPEMNSAITAARKSLPLFLNNALDADGFGPRGAYVKVRFPVSGGNFDNENIWVGPFLRLDRADFVGLLANQPEAMPGLNAGDQVTFDYDMIVDWNLDAGAGRFYGDYTTRVVISRLSQSEQNHYKARFIDPPVPTDWLR from the coding sequence ATGATTGCACGTGCGTTGGTCCTTGGGTTGGCTCTTGCCTTGCCTGTTGCGGCTGGCGCGGAGGTCCTGCCGGAACCCGATCCCACCGTTCTGTTTGACGCCAATGATCCGGAAATGAACTCGGCCATCACGGCGGCACGCAAGTCATTGCCGTTGTTTTTGAACAACGCGCTGGATGCCGACGGTTTTGGCCCGCGAGGCGCATACGTGAAAGTGCGGTTCCCTGTCAGCGGCGGGAATTTCGACAACGAGAATATCTGGGTCGGCCCGTTCCTGAGGCTGGATCGGGCCGATTTCGTTGGTCTGTTGGCCAATCAGCCCGAAGCCATGCCGGGCCTGAATGCCGGCGATCAGGTGACGTTTGACTACGACATGATCGTGGACTGGAACCTCGACGCGGGTGCCGGGCGTTTCTACGGAGATTACACGACGCGGGTCGTAATCAGCAGGCTGAGCCAGAGCGAGCAGAATCACTACAAGGCGCGGTTCATCGACCCGCCCGTCCCGACGGACTGGTTGCGCTGA
- a CDS encoding MAPEG family protein: MLPITSVFAALIALLFLALSFHVIAYRRAKLISLGDHGDKALETRVRAQANCAEYAPLGLILLALVEMAGAPAVATIVLGMALLAGRLLHAVGFWGERPVMAFRVYGMLLTTGMIFVAAIGLLLHRLF, from the coding sequence ATGCTTCCCATCACATCCGTTTTCGCCGCGCTGATCGCGCTTTTATTTCTCGCACTCAGCTTTCATGTGATCGCCTATCGGCGCGCCAAGTTGATTTCGCTAGGTGATCATGGTGACAAGGCGCTTGAGACCCGCGTGCGCGCGCAGGCCAATTGTGCCGAATACGCCCCGCTTGGGCTGATCCTTTTGGCCCTTGTCGAAATGGCCGGTGCCCCCGCTGTCGCGACGATTGTGCTGGGAATGGCGCTGCTTGCCGGACGTCTTTTGCATGCGGTCGGGTTTTGGGGAGAGCGTCCAGTGATGGCTTTCCGCGTCTACGGCATGTTGCTGACGACGGGGATGATTTTTGTCGCTGCAATTGGCCTACTGCTCCACCGCTTGTTCTAA
- a CDS encoding M4 family metallopeptidase: protein MCMCHNPINCIVPPHMLDVMMLRGDKSVRKMAESLMKVSDSVREDRAAHSGSGVVPTAAGAGTFVSRALALGAADAHTCDRRVHDGDEKAALPGNLVRGEGDAATGDEEVDRAYDGAGDVFNLYSEEFDRNSIDGFGMPIVQTVHHRRNYNNAFWNGEQMAYGDGDGEIFQTFTELSVIAHEISHGVVQHSGGLIYQGQSGALNESYADVFGAMTQQRSQGQDVYQADWLVGKGILGPNINGVALRSMKAPGTAYSDALLGQDPQPYHMDFYVNTTSDNGGVHINSGIPNHAFYLYCMYLGGNAWERPGQIWYKALQKINNPHATFGDWAAQTLDASIELYGAGSYEMMMLRRAWNLVGIDI, encoded by the coding sequence ATGTGTATGTGCCATAACCCGATTAATTGTATCGTACCGCCCCATATGCTTGACGTGATGATGCTGCGTGGCGACAAATCTGTCCGCAAGATGGCGGAAAGCCTCATGAAGGTGTCCGACTCGGTCCGCGAGGATCGCGCCGCCCACAGCGGGTCTGGCGTCGTGCCGACCGCAGCCGGTGCGGGAACTTTCGTATCACGCGCGCTTGCGTTGGGCGCAGCGGATGCCCACACCTGTGACCGGCGTGTTCATGACGGCGACGAGAAAGCTGCACTGCCGGGTAATCTGGTCCGCGGCGAAGGCGACGCTGCAACTGGCGATGAGGAGGTTGACCGCGCCTATGACGGGGCCGGTGATGTGTTCAACCTTTATTCCGAAGAATTCGACCGCAATTCCATCGACGGTTTCGGCATGCCCATCGTGCAGACCGTCCACCACCGGCGCAATTACAACAACGCGTTCTGGAATGGCGAGCAGATGGCTTATGGCGATGGCGACGGGGAAATCTTCCAGACCTTCACAGAGCTTTCGGTGATCGCCCATGAAATTTCGCACGGTGTTGTCCAGCATTCGGGCGGCCTGATTTATCAGGGCCAGTCGGGCGCATTGAACGAAAGTTACGCCGATGTGTTCGGCGCGATGACCCAGCAGCGCAGTCAGGGGCAGGACGTTTATCAGGCCGACTGGCTGGTCGGCAAAGGTATCCTTGGCCCCAATATAAATGGTGTTGCCTTGCGGTCCATGAAAGCACCGGGCACCGCTTATTCGGACGCGTTGCTGGGACAGGATCCGCAGCCCTATCACATGGATTTCTACGTCAACACGACGTCTGATAACGGTGGCGTCCACATTAATTCGGGCATCCCCAACCACGCCTTTTACCTTTACTGCATGTATCTGGGTGGCAATGCGTGGGAACGCCCCGGACAGATCTGGTACAAGGCCTTGCAGAAGATCAACAATCCCCATGCGACCTTTGGCGATTGGGCTGCGCAGACGCTTGACGCCTCTATCGAACTTTATGGTGCGGGCAGCTATGAGATGATGATGCTGCGGCGTGCCTGGAACCTTGTTGGCATTGATATCTGA
- a CDS encoding protealysin inhibitor emfourin, whose amino-acid sequence MMIEISTSGGFGGLQAAGMTKLATVEDLPQPEHDRICAAFAPSALAEIAGKAPPAGRADTITYDITVTDDSGAHHFKLDETQIPPTMLDMIDALPRKR is encoded by the coding sequence ATGATGATAGAAATTAGCACAAGCGGCGGTTTTGGCGGGCTTCAGGCTGCGGGCATGACAAAGCTGGCCACCGTCGAAGATCTGCCGCAACCGGAACATGATCGCATATGTGCGGCTTTCGCCCCGAGCGCCCTGGCAGAGATCGCCGGAAAGGCCCCGCCTGCGGGCCGTGCCGATACGATCACCTATGACATCACTGTTACCGATGACTCCGGTGCCCATCATTTCAAGCTGGATGAAACACAGATACCGCCCACGATGCTGGACATGATCGACGCCCTGCCCCGCAAGCGATAG
- the hisB gene encoding imidazoleglycerol-phosphate dehydratase HisB produces the protein MRTATITRKTAETDISVTINLDGTGVYDNQTGVGFFDHMLDQLSRHALIDMEVRATGDLHIDDHHTVEDVGIALGQALSTALGDKKGIRRYGSCQLAMDDAQVRCALDLSARPYLICNLDLPYGKIGTFDTELVREFFQAFSTHGGITLHIDKLHGFNAHHITEAAFKAVARALREAVETDPRKADAIPSTKGSL, from the coding sequence ATGCGCACCGCCACGATTACCCGCAAGACCGCCGAGACGGATATTTCCGTGACCATTAATCTTGATGGCACAGGCGTCTATGACAACCAGACCGGTGTCGGCTTCTTCGATCACATGCTGGATCAACTGTCGCGCCATGCGCTGATTGATATGGAGGTGCGTGCCACGGGTGATCTGCACATCGACGATCACCACACGGTGGAGGATGTGGGAATTGCGCTAGGCCAGGCATTGTCGACCGCGTTGGGCGACAAGAAGGGCATCCGGCGTTATGGATCGTGTCAACTTGCGATGGATGACGCGCAGGTCCGATGTGCGCTGGATCTGTCTGCGCGGCCCTACCTGATCTGCAACCTTGATCTGCCTTACGGCAAGATCGGCACGTTCGACACAGAGCTGGTGCGCGAATTCTTTCAGGCGTTCAGCACCCATGGCGGGATTACCTTGCACATCGACAAGCTGCACGGTTTCAACGCCCACCACATCACCGAGGCAGCGTTCAAGGCGGTCGCCCGTGCTTTGCGCGAAGCCGTTGAGACTGACCCGCGCAAGGCGGATGCGATACCGTCCACCAAAGGCAGCCTATGA
- the hisH gene encoding imidazole glycerol phosphate synthase subunit HisH, with product MTTVLIDYDSGNLHSAQKAFERMAVEVDAGPVVVTSDADVVAKADRIVLPGDGAFPHCRDALFSRSALAEAIIDSVERRGVPFFGICVGMQMLATTGHEYEPTPGFGWIAGDILPIAAPNLKVPHMGWNDLVIDRPHPVLDGVKTGDHAYFVHSFALQATDPADVLAHAAYGGAVTAMVARDNIVGAQFHPEKSQSAGLRMIGNFLRWAP from the coding sequence ATGACCACTGTCCTGATCGACTATGACAGCGGCAATCTGCATTCGGCGCAAAAGGCGTTTGAACGCATGGCCGTCGAGGTGGATGCGGGGCCCGTCGTCGTAACGTCTGACGCCGATGTGGTAGCCAAGGCCGACCGTATCGTGTTGCCTGGTGACGGGGCCTTTCCACACTGCCGCGACGCGCTTTTCAGCCGGTCCGCACTGGCCGAAGCAATCATCGATTCGGTAGAGAGACGCGGTGTACCGTTCTTCGGCATCTGCGTCGGTATGCAGATGCTAGCCACGACGGGCCACGAGTATGAACCGACCCCCGGGTTTGGCTGGATCGCAGGCGATATTCTGCCGATCGCGGCCCCCAATCTGAAGGTGCCTCACATGGGTTGGAATGACCTTGTGATTGACCGCCCGCACCCGGTTCTGGACGGCGTCAAAACTGGCGATCATGCCTATTTCGTGCACAGCTTTGCCTTGCAAGCCACTGATCCGGCTGATGTTCTGGCACATGCGGCTTATGGCGGCGCCGTGACCGCGATGGTGGCCCGTGACAATATCGTTGGTGCGCAGTTTCACCCGGAAAAAAGCCAGTCCGCCGGTTTGCGCATGATCGGCAATTTCCTGCGTTGGGCCCCTTAG
- a CDS encoding lytic transglycosylase domain-containing protein — MKKHILITVLVALAACSPRAEVVEASAPAAVALNPGETPQMRALVKKYAKVHDIPESLLHRVIQRESDYRPGARNGPYYGLMQILPATARSMGFTGSPRELLDAETNLLYAGRYLRGAYLVADGDEAEAVQWYARGYYYAARDKCLLVATGLADRERC, encoded by the coding sequence ATGAAAAAACACATCCTTATTACAGTTCTCGTCGCCCTTGCTGCGTGTAGTCCACGGGCCGAGGTCGTTGAAGCATCCGCGCCGGCGGCGGTTGCCCTTAATCCCGGCGAAACGCCTCAGATGCGGGCGTTGGTCAAGAAATACGCCAAGGTCCATGACATACCCGAAAGCCTGCTGCATCGCGTCATTCAACGCGAAAGCGACTATCGCCCCGGTGCCCGCAACGGACCCTATTACGGACTGATGCAAATCCTGCCAGCGACGGCGCGGTCGATGGGTTTTACCGGCAGCCCGCGCGAGTTGCTGGATGCCGAAACCAACCTGCTTTACGCCGGGCGCTATCTGCGTGGTGCCTATCTGGTGGCGGATGGTGACGAAGCCGAGGCCGTGCAGTGGTATGCCCGTGGCTATTACTATGCCGCGCGCGACAAATGCCTGCTGGTCGCCACCGGCCTTGCAGATCGCGAACGCTGCTGA
- a CDS encoding DUF2147 domain-containing protein, whose product MKKILLALVAIIGFAGAATAQDAAVGIWQTEVDDGSFAHIQMQPCGSAVCGKIQRTFNADGSEYQSPNIGKQIVINMVPNGDGSYDGQVFRPSNGKTYIGKMTVSGNSLRLQGCVAGGLICASQNWVRAG is encoded by the coding sequence ATGAAGAAGATTCTACTGGCCTTGGTCGCCATCATCGGATTTGCAGGTGCAGCGACAGCACAGGATGCCGCAGTCGGCATCTGGCAGACAGAGGTCGACGACGGGTCGTTCGCCCACATCCAGATGCAGCCTTGCGGCAGCGCGGTTTGCGGTAAGATCCAGCGCACGTTCAACGCTGATGGGTCCGAATACCAGTCGCCTAATATCGGCAAGCAGATTGTGATCAATATGGTGCCGAACGGTGACGGATCCTATGACGGTCAGGTGTTCCGCCCGTCCAACGGCAAGACATACATCGGCAAGATGACAGTATCCGGCAATTCCCTGCGTCTGCAGGGCTGTGTTGCCGGCGGCCTGATCTGCGCCAGCCAGAACTGGGTGCGTGCGGGCTAA
- the hisA gene encoding 1-(5-phosphoribosyl)-5-[(5-phosphoribosylamino)methylideneamino]imidazole-4-carboxamide isomerase, which translates to MILYPAIDLKDGKAVRLVHGDMDQTTVFNDDPAAQAKEFVAAGCSWLHLVDLNGAFAGEPVNAAPVEAILKACPVPAQLGGGIRDMATIARWIDKGLARVILGTVAVENPDLVREAAREFPGKVAVGLDARNGFVATRGWAEETDVQVTDLARSFEDAGIAAIIYTDILRDGAMKGPNIAATEALARAVDIPVIASGGVSSMDDLKALKDTGVIAGAISGRALYDGAIDLSEALSLLK; encoded by the coding sequence ATGATCCTTTATCCCGCCATTGACCTCAAAGACGGGAAGGCTGTGCGCCTTGTGCATGGTGACATGGATCAGACCACCGTTTTCAATGACGATCCCGCTGCGCAGGCCAAGGAATTCGTTGCCGCTGGTTGCTCGTGGTTGCATCTTGTCGATCTGAACGGTGCCTTTGCCGGTGAGCCCGTAAACGCCGCCCCTGTCGAGGCTATTCTGAAGGCGTGCCCTGTTCCCGCCCAGTTGGGGGGTGGTATCCGTGACATGGCCACAATCGCCCGCTGGATCGATAAAGGGCTGGCACGGGTCATCCTTGGCACCGTCGCGGTCGAAAACCCCGACCTTGTCCGCGAGGCAGCCCGCGAGTTTCCCGGCAAGGTTGCTGTCGGCCTGGATGCGCGCAACGGGTTTGTTGCCACTCGTGGATGGGCGGAAGAAACCGATGTGCAGGTGACGGACCTTGCAAGATCGTTCGAGGATGCAGGCATCGCGGCCATCATCTATACCGATATTCTGCGTGATGGTGCGATGAAAGGCCCGAATATTGCCGCGACCGAAGCGCTGGCGCGGGCCGTTGATATTCCGGTCATTGCCTCGGGCGGCGTGTCGTCGATGGATGATCTGAAGGCGCTGAAAGACACCGGCGTGATTGCTGGCGCGATTTCGGGCCGTGCGCTTTATGACGGTGCGATTGATCTGTCAGAGGCGCTGTCATTATTGAAATGA
- a CDS encoding DUF302 domain-containing protein: protein MKYVLTAALLAFSTPVMAEDMMKPSPMSVSETIDGLVAAVEGAGATVFARVDHTAGAASVDKSIPDAQLLIFGNPALGTLAMEEDLRAGLVLPLRVLAYADADGNTQMRWTPAEDMFAGLDVSDDVIAKVNGALNGLTDKALGAN from the coding sequence ATGAAATACGTCCTGACCGCCGCGCTATTGGCATTTTCCACCCCTGTTATGGCCGAAGATATGATGAAACCATCCCCAATGTCCGTGTCCGAAACGATCGACGGGCTTGTTGCTGCGGTCGAAGGGGCCGGTGCCACAGTCTTTGCCCGCGTCGACCACACGGCTGGTGCCGCCTCGGTTGATAAGTCGATCCCCGACGCACAGCTCCTGATTTTCGGAAATCCCGCGCTTGGCACGCTTGCGATGGAAGAAGATCTGCGCGCCGGGCTGGTGCTGCCCTTGCGGGTACTGGCCTACGCCGATGCAGACGGGAACACGCAAATGCGTTGGACACCGGCAGAGGACATGTTCGCAGGCCTCGATGTTTCGGATGACGTCATCGCCAAGGTCAACGGCGCGCTGAACGGGTTGACCGACAAGGCACTGGGCGCGAACTAG
- the hisF gene encoding imidazole glycerol phosphate synthase subunit HisF — MLKTRIIPCLDVAEGRTVKGVNFVDLIDAGDPVEQAIAYNAAGADELCFLDIKATHENRGTMFDLATRTAEQCFMPLTIGGGVRTHHDVRDLLLAGADKVSFNSAAVANPDVVAEAAMRFGSQCIVVAIDAKTVSPGKWEIFTHGGRKPTGIDAVAFARTVVAKGAGEILLTSMDRDGTKTGFNLPLTKAVSDAVNVPVIASGGVGTLDHLVEGVTEGGASAVLAASIFHFGTYTIAEAKQHMANAGIPVRLQ, encoded by the coding sequence ATGTTGAAGACCCGGATCATCCCCTGCCTTGATGTTGCCGAAGGGCGCACCGTGAAAGGCGTGAATTTCGTCGATCTGATCGACGCTGGCGATCCGGTCGAGCAGGCTATCGCCTATAACGCCGCCGGCGCGGACGAGCTTTGCTTTCTGGACATCAAAGCCACCCATGAAAACCGTGGCACAATGTTTGATCTGGCCACGCGCACGGCTGAACAATGTTTCATGCCGCTGACCATCGGCGGCGGCGTGCGCACGCATCATGATGTGCGAGATCTCTTGCTGGCGGGTGCCGACAAGGTCAGTTTCAATTCCGCCGCCGTCGCCAACCCCGACGTCGTGGCAGAAGCCGCGATGCGCTTTGGCAGCCAATGTATCGTGGTGGCGATCGATGCGAAAACCGTCAGCCCCGGCAAGTGGGAGATTTTCACCCATGGCGGCCGCAAACCGACGGGAATCGACGCCGTCGCGTTTGCGCGCACGGTCGTGGCAAAAGGGGCCGGAGAGATCCTGCTGACCTCGATGGATCGTGACGGCACCAAGACCGGGTTCAACCTGCCGTTGACCAAGGCCGTCAGCGATGCCGTCAATGTGCCGGTCATTGCATCAGGCGGCGTGGGCACACTTGATCATCTTGTCGAAGGTGTCACCGAAGGCGGTGCATCAGCGGTGCTGGCTGCGTCGATCTTTCACTTTGGCACCTACACCATCGCAGAGGCCAAGCAGCATATGGCTAACGCCGGAATTCCTGTGAGGTTGCAATGA
- a CDS encoding phosphoribosyl-ATP diphosphatase yields MTLNELAATIQSRKTADPESSWTAKLLSQGVEKCAEKFGEESIEAIIEAVKGDRERLTSEAADVLYHLLVMLSACDVDLADVLDVLAKRQGTSGLVEKANR; encoded by the coding sequence ATGACGCTGAACGAACTTGCCGCGACGATTCAATCCCGTAAGACGGCCGATCCCGAGAGCAGCTGGACAGCCAAGTTGCTTTCACAGGGTGTAGAGAAATGTGCCGAGAAATTCGGTGAAGAATCCATCGAAGCAATCATCGAAGCTGTCAAGGGCGACCGTGAACGGCTTACATCAGAAGCGGCGGATGTGCTTTACCATCTGCTTGTCATGCTGAGCGCCTGTGATGTCGATCTGGCAGATGTGTTGGACGTGCTGGCCAAGCGGCAAGGCACATCTGGACTTGTGGAAAAGGCGAACCGGTAG
- a CDS encoding CoA-binding protein yields MTYSDAFLKDVLQRAKTVAVVGVSANPVRPSYFVARYLGLRGYRVIPVNPGIAGQTLLGETVYGDLGEVPDRVDMVDIFRRSDAVPPIVDAALARWPDLQTIWMQIGVMHAESAAIAEAKGVTVIQDRCPKIEYQRLFGELRMGGFATGVISSKL; encoded by the coding sequence ATGACCTATTCGGATGCTTTCCTCAAAGATGTGCTGCAGCGGGCCAAAACCGTTGCTGTCGTAGGCGTTTCGGCCAATCCCGTGCGCCCCAGCTATTTTGTCGCCCGCTATCTGGGGCTGCGCGGATACCGGGTGATTCCGGTGAATCCCGGCATTGCGGGACAGACGCTCTTGGGTGAAACGGTCTATGGCGACCTTGGCGAGGTGCCGGATCGTGTCGATATGGTTGATATCTTTCGCCGTTCTGACGCCGTGCCACCGATTGTCGACGCTGCTTTGGCACGCTGGCCGGACCTGCAGACAATCTGGATGCAGATCGGTGTCATGCACGCAGAGTCGGCAGCAATTGCAGAAGCTAAGGGGGTGACCGTCATTCAGGACCGCTGCCCAAAGATCGAATATCAGCGCCTGTTCGGAGAGTTGCGCATGGGCGGTTTCGCGACAGGTGTGATTTCGTCCAAACTCTGA
- the rlmB gene encoding 23S rRNA (guanosine(2251)-2'-O)-methyltransferase RlmB: protein MKKPKWVVAKEQAKRKSAAETVWLFGLHAVRDALQNPKREKLRLVITKNALDKLADAVAIAGIEPEMSDPRKFAAPLDPQSVHQGAALEVKALDWGSLQDIALGDGAMPPRIVMLDRVTDPHNVGAVLRSAEVFGARAVVAMSRHAAPETGALAKTASGALERQPYLRVRNLADAIAELQKLGYMVLGLDGEAEMSIATALEGKKDRAVALVMGAEGPGLREKTRETCDQLVKIDVVGQFGSLNVSNAAAVALYASQS from the coding sequence ATGAAAAAGCCAAAGTGGGTTGTGGCCAAGGAACAGGCCAAACGGAAATCGGCAGCCGAAACGGTCTGGCTGTTTGGTTTGCATGCGGTGCGCGACGCGCTGCAAAACCCCAAGCGCGAAAAACTGCGTCTGGTCATCACCAAGAACGCGTTGGACAAGCTGGCCGATGCGGTAGCGATAGCCGGAATCGAACCTGAAATGTCCGACCCGCGCAAATTCGCTGCCCCGCTTGATCCGCAATCGGTCCATCAAGGGGCAGCACTTGAGGTCAAGGCGCTGGATTGGGGATCACTGCAGGACATCGCCCTTGGCGACGGCGCGATGCCGCCGCGCATCGTCATGCTGGACCGCGTCACCGATCCGCATAATGTGGGGGCTGTGCTGCGCTCTGCCGAAGTGTTCGGTGCCCGCGCCGTCGTCGCAATGAGCCGGCACGCAGCGCCAGAAACCGGGGCCTTGGCAAAAACCGCGTCCGGTGCGCTGGAACGGCAACCCTATCTGCGGGTGCGCAATCTGGCCGACGCCATCGCTGAATTGCAAAAGCTGGGCTATATGGTGCTAGGCCTTGATGGTGAGGCCGAGATGTCGATCGCCACCGCACTTGAGGGCAAGAAGGACCGCGCTGTTGCACTGGTAATGGGGGCCGAGGGGCCGGGATTGCGCGAAAAGACACGCGAAACCTGCGATCAACTGGTGAAAATCGACGTAGTCGGGCAATTCGGGTCACTCAACGTTTCAAATGCGGCGGCAGTCGCCCTATATGCATCTCAAAGTTAA
- a CDS encoding VOC family protein yields MPHPFHFAFHVRDLDEAREFYSDGLGAAEGRSSDTWVDFDFFGHQLSLHLGEPFANAPTGKVGDHMVPMPHFGVVLPLSDWNSLAGRLEERQTDFIIAPSVRFKGEPGEQWTMFFRDPSGNPIEVKGFADSAGIFAQ; encoded by the coding sequence ATGCCACACCCGTTCCATTTCGCTTTCCACGTTCGGGATTTGGACGAAGCACGGGAATTCTATTCCGACGGGCTCGGCGCGGCAGAAGGTCGGTCGTCCGACACATGGGTTGATTTTGATTTTTTTGGTCACCAGCTCAGCCTCCATCTGGGAGAGCCGTTCGCGAACGCGCCGACCGGCAAGGTGGGGGACCACATGGTGCCGATGCCGCACTTCGGGGTCGTGCTGCCCCTGTCGGACTGGAATTCCCTCGCAGGTCGGCTGGAAGAGCGCCAGACAGATTTCATCATCGCCCCCTCTGTGCGTTTCAAGGGGGAACCGGGTGAACAATGGACGATGTTCTTCCGCGACCCGTCAGGGAATCCGATCGAAGTGAAAGGCTTTGCGGACAGCGCCGGAATTTTCGCGCAATAG
- a CDS encoding O-acetylhomoserine aminocarboxypropyltransferase/cysteine synthase family protein — MTDGPSYGFDTLQIHAGARPDPATGARQVPIYQSTAYVFRDADHAAALFNLQEVGYIYSRLTNPTVAALQERIATLEGGVGGVCCSSGHAAQIMALFPLMQPGMNIVASSRLYGGTITQFSQTIKRFGWSAKFVDMDDHKAVANAIDDNTRAIFCEAIANPGGHITDLDAISAISDEAGIPLIVDNTTATPYLVRPIEHGATLVVHSTTKYLTGNGTVTGGCVVDSGKFDWAANDKFPSLSQPEPAYHGMKFAETFGPLAFTFHGIAIGLRDLGMTLNPQAAHYTLMGIETLSLRMDRHVENAEKIAKWLEADDRIDYVTYAGLESSPYYKLGKKLCPRGAGALFTVAVKGGYDACIKLVDSLEIFSHVANLGDARSLIIHSASTTHRQLTAEQQEAAGAGPNIVRLSIGIEDADDLIADLDQALSKATA; from the coding sequence ATGACCGACGGACCATCCTACGGTTTTGATACATTGCAAATCCACGCGGGCGCACGCCCCGATCCAGCGACTGGCGCGCGCCAGGTGCCGATCTATCAAAGCACGGCTTATGTGTTTCGTGATGCCGATCACGCCGCCGCTTTGTTCAATCTGCAAGAGGTCGGCTATATCTATTCGCGCCTGACCAATCCGACTGTTGCAGCGCTTCAGGAACGCATTGCAACATTGGAAGGTGGCGTCGGCGGCGTCTGCTGTTCGTCCGGCCATGCCGCGCAGATCATGGCACTGTTTCCCTTGATGCAACCGGGGATGAATATCGTGGCCTCGTCGCGCCTTTACGGCGGGACGATCACGCAGTTCAGCCAGACGATCAAGCGCTTTGGCTGGTCGGCCAAGTTCGTGGATATGGACGATCACAAGGCTGTCGCGAATGCCATCGACGACAACACCCGCGCGATTTTCTGCGAGGCCATTGCGAATCCGGGCGGCCATATCACCGATCTTGATGCCATCAGCGCAATTTCTGACGAGGCGGGTATCCCCCTGATCGTCGATAACACGACAGCGACCCCCTATCTTGTCCGCCCGATCGAACATGGTGCGACGCTGGTCGTTCACTCGACTACGAAATATCTGACCGGCAATGGCACCGTGACAGGTGGCTGTGTCGTTGACAGCGGCAAATTCGATTGGGCCGCGAACGATAAGTTTCCGTCCCTGTCCCAGCCAGAACCTGCCTATCACGGCATGAAATTTGCCGAGACCTTTGGCCCATTGGCCTTCACCTTCCATGGTATCGCAATCGGTCTTCGCGATCTGGGCATGACTCTGAACCCGCAGGCGGCACACTATACGCTGATGGGCATCGAGACACTGTCGCTGCGGATGGATCGCCATGTCGAGAACGCCGAAAAGATCGCCAAGTGGCTGGAGGCGGATGACCGCATCGATTACGTCACCTATGCCGGGCTGGAAAGTTCGCCTTACTACAAGCTTGGCAAGAAACTTTGCCCGCGCGGTGCTGGCGCGCTGTTCACTGTGGCGGTCAAGGGTGGCTATGACGCTTGTATCAAACTCGTTGATAGTCTTGAGATTTTCAGCCACGTCGCCAACCTTGGCGATGCGCGGTCGCTGATTATCCACTCGGCCTCGACGACCCATCGCCAGTTGACGGCTGAACAGCAAGAGGCCGCAGGAGCCGGTCCGAATATCGTGCGTCTGTCCATTGGAATCGAAGACGCCGACGATCTTATCGCCGATCTTGATCAGGCGCTGTCCAAGGCGACAGCCTGA